The Apis cerana isolate GH-2021 linkage group LG12, AcerK_1.0, whole genome shotgun sequence genome window below encodes:
- the LOC107995551 gene encoding uncharacterized protein LOC107995551 isoform X1 encodes MDKQTIENQYLKINKFFGQLVGVWPFQERFIKTCMRFIVSVVMLLDLATQISRVIMFYNFDVFSDQIPYLNAAIICLFKEYNYVLNENKLRELLNDIISDRLIKRSKKELEILELYSRKATTLCILYKVMVYTCAFMFLVIPTIPPILNIIAPLNVSRSREFIYPTYYFVDEQKYYYPILMHMILAILVLSSVYLACDTNLVQVVHHGCALLAISGYHFKHAVDDVKICDENYITLMDETYTRVRHSIKAHRTAVEYVDKIDACHIYYFLLTIGMIVLTFTGTFVKLSTMEIGIRFFTFCAYTVAQLTHLFFLTIMGQFLINANEEIFRTIYEAHWYNGSSRTQSLYVLVLRKCLTFPKLTGGGLITLNLDSFVQILKASFSYYTVFRS; translated from the exons ATGGACAAGCAAACAATAGAGAATCAATAtctgaaaatcaataaattttttggccAATTAGTTGGTGTGTGGCCTTTTCAAGAAAGATTTATCAAGACTTGCATGCGATTTATTGTATCCGTCGTAATGCTTCTTGACCTTGCAACGCAg atATCACGGGTAATAATGTTCTACAACTTCGATGTTTTTTCGGATCAAATACCATACTTGAACGCAGCAATTATTTGCTTATTCAAGGAATATAACTatgttttgaatgaaaataaa CTCAGAGAACTTCTAAATGACATCATATCCGATCGGTTGATAAAACGATCGAAGAAGGAGTTGGAGATTTTGGAATTGTATTCGAGAAAAGCAACAACGCTGTGCATTCTTTACAAAG TTATGGTATATACCTGCGCGTTCATGTTCCTCGTCATACCGACTATACCACCTATTCTGAACATCATCGCGCCTTTGAACGTATCACGAAGCCGTGAATTTATCTATCCAACCTATTATTTCGTAGACGagcagaaatattattatcccaTATTAATGCATATGATACTAGCGATATTGGTACTTTCTTCGGTATATCTGGCCTGCGATACAAATTTGGTACAAGTTGTGCATCATGGATGCGCCTTGTTAGCTATCAGTGG GTATCATTTCAAGCATGCAGTGGATGACGTAAAAATTTGCGACGAAAATTATATCACGCTAATGGATGAAACTTATACGAGAGTCAGACATTCCATAAAAGCCCACAGAACGGCCGTTGA ATACGTGGATAAAATAGACGCCTGCCACATATATTACTTCTTACTTACCATAGGAATGATAGTATTAACTTTCACTGGTACTTTCGTGAAG cTGTCGACCATGGAAATTGGGATTAGATTCTTCACGTTTTGTGCATACACTGTTGCTCAACTGactcatctttttttcttaacgatTATGGgacaatttcttataaatgctAACGAAGAAATTTTCAGAACAAT ATACGAAGCACATTGGTACAACGGTTCATCGAGAACGCAATCATTATACGTACTGGTACTTCGAAAATGCTTGACTTTTCCAAAACTGACAGGAGGAGGATTGATTACTTTGAATTTAGATAGTTTTGTACag attttaaaaGCATCATTTTCTTATTACACTGTATTTAGatcttaa
- the LOC107995551 gene encoding uncharacterized protein LOC107995551 isoform X2 → MDKQTIENQYLKINKFFGQLVGVWPFQERFIKTCMRFIVSVVMLLDLATQISRVIMFYNFDVFSDQIPYLNAAIICLFKEYNYVLNENKLRELLNDIISDRLIKRSKKELEILELYSRKATTLCILYKDEQKYYYPILMHMILAILVLSSVYLACDTNLVQVVHHGCALLAISGYHFKHAVDDVKICDENYITLMDETYTRVRHSIKAHRTAVEYVDKIDACHIYYFLLTIGMIVLTFTGTFVKLSTMEIGIRFFTFCAYTVAQLTHLFFLTIMGQFLINANEEIFRTIYEAHWYNGSSRTQSLYVLVLRKCLTFPKLTGGGLITLNLDSFVQILKASFSYYTVFRS, encoded by the exons ATGGACAAGCAAACAATAGAGAATCAATAtctgaaaatcaataaattttttggccAATTAGTTGGTGTGTGGCCTTTTCAAGAAAGATTTATCAAGACTTGCATGCGATTTATTGTATCCGTCGTAATGCTTCTTGACCTTGCAACGCAg atATCACGGGTAATAATGTTCTACAACTTCGATGTTTTTTCGGATCAAATACCATACTTGAACGCAGCAATTATTTGCTTATTCAAGGAATATAACTatgttttgaatgaaaataaa CTCAGAGAACTTCTAAATGACATCATATCCGATCGGTTGATAAAACGATCGAAGAAGGAGTTGGAGATTTTGGAATTGTATTCGAGAAAAGCAACAACGCTGTGCATTCTTTACAAAG ACGagcagaaatattattatcccaTATTAATGCATATGATACTAGCGATATTGGTACTTTCTTCGGTATATCTGGCCTGCGATACAAATTTGGTACAAGTTGTGCATCATGGATGCGCCTTGTTAGCTATCAGTGG GTATCATTTCAAGCATGCAGTGGATGACGTAAAAATTTGCGACGAAAATTATATCACGCTAATGGATGAAACTTATACGAGAGTCAGACATTCCATAAAAGCCCACAGAACGGCCGTTGA ATACGTGGATAAAATAGACGCCTGCCACATATATTACTTCTTACTTACCATAGGAATGATAGTATTAACTTTCACTGGTACTTTCGTGAAG cTGTCGACCATGGAAATTGGGATTAGATTCTTCACGTTTTGTGCATACACTGTTGCTCAACTGactcatctttttttcttaacgatTATGGgacaatttcttataaatgctAACGAAGAAATTTTCAGAACAAT ATACGAAGCACATTGGTACAACGGTTCATCGAGAACGCAATCATTATACGTACTGGTACTTCGAAAATGCTTGACTTTTCCAAAACTGACAGGAGGAGGATTGATTACTTTGAATTTAGATAGTTTTGTACag attttaaaaGCATCATTTTCTTATTACACTGTATTTAGatcttaa